From the Brassica napus cultivar Da-Ae chromosome A8, Da-Ae, whole genome shotgun sequence genome, one window contains:
- the LOC111199747 gene encoding late embryogenesis abundant protein 1-like — protein MSSNQELSYKAGEATGQVQLKKEECLDNVSHSMNKNADHHTQLQSHSEHDQNNPSLISQASNVIQQTGGQVKNMAQGAADAVKNSLGMSPATNNPSSPAGMTRPSNPSSRNN, from the exons ATGTCGTCGAACCAAGAATTAAGCTACAAGGCCGGAGAAGCCACCGGTCAAGTCCAG CTGAAGAAGGAAGAGTGCTTGGACAATGTATCACACTCAATGAATAAGAATGCTGATCATCACACTCAGTTGCAGTCACACTCGGAACATGATCAGAACAATCCGTCCCTAATTTCTCAGGCCTCTAATGTCATCCAACAG ACAGGTGGACAAGTGAAGAATATGGCACAAGGAGCAGCAGACGCTGTGAAGAACAGTCTCGGGATGAGTCCAGCCACCAACAACCCTAGCAGCCCTGCTGGCATGACCCGCCCAAGCAACCCTAGCTCCAGGAATAATTAA
- the LOC106414287 gene encoding LOW QUALITY PROTEIN: late embryogenesis abundant protein 7 (The sequence of the model RefSeq protein was modified relative to this genomic sequence to represent the inferred CDS: inserted 2 bases in 2 codons; substituted 1 base at 1 genomic stop codon) — protein MTSHQEKSYKAGETRGKTQEKTGEAMGMMREKTEAAKDKTQGAGRSTQXHETAQSAKDETSQGAQTTQQKAQNSKDKTGSYMSETGEAIKNKAQEAAEYTKETAEAGKDKTGGFMGHXGEQVKQMEMGATDAVKHTLGLATDEGNKXHVSSRPATITTTTTHATQRH, from the exons ATGACTTCTCATCAAGAAAAGAGTTACAAAGCTGGTGAAACCAGAGGCAAGACTCAG GAGAAGACAGGGGAAGCTATGGGAATGATGAGGGAGAAGACAGAGGCAGCAAAGGACAAAACTCAAGGAGCAGGCCGGTCAACCC CCCATGAAACAGCTCAATCAGCTAAAGACGAGACATCTCAAGGCGCACAAACAACTCAACAGAAAGCTCAAAACTCCAAGGACAAAACGGGAAGCTACATGTCGGAGACTGGAGAAGCAATCAAGAACAAGGCACAAGAAGCAGCAGAGTATACCAAAGAAACTGCAGAAGCTGGTAAGGATAAGACCGGTGGGTTTATGGGCC ATGGTGAGCAAGTGAAGCAAATGGAAATGGGAGCTACTGACGCGGTTAAGCACACTTTAGGGCTTGCTACTGATGAAGGAAACAAATAACATGTTTCTTCACGTCCAGCTACTATTACTACGACCACTACTCATGCGACACAGAGGCACTGA